The following are encoded together in the Planococcus antarcticus DSM 14505 genome:
- a CDS encoding TetR/AcrR family transcriptional regulator — MNKKREIESSVKDESLIEKRREQMIRGAVTLFKEKGFHRTTTREIAKAAGFSIGTLYEYIRTKEDVLYLVCDSIYDEVHTRLDRLDIEQGSINVLAVAIEHYYTLIDDMQDEFVVMYQESKSLPKDALSYVLDKELEMVAIFERLLTQCVDNNEIKMTPKEVVMAAHHIFVQGQMWAFRRWALNDFTIQEFIDMQTKFLLQGMAGEHISIQGA; from the coding sequence ATGAACAAAAAGCGTGAAATTGAGTCTTCCGTGAAAGATGAAAGCTTGATCGAAAAGCGTCGCGAACAAATGATTCGCGGGGCTGTCACGCTTTTTAAAGAAAAAGGCTTTCACCGGACGACAACACGGGAAATTGCCAAAGCGGCTGGTTTTAGCATCGGCACTTTATATGAATACATCCGGACCAAGGAAGATGTGCTATATCTCGTCTGTGACTCGATTTATGACGAAGTGCATACACGTCTCGACCGACTCGATATTGAACAAGGCTCCATCAACGTTCTGGCGGTGGCGATTGAACATTATTACACACTGATCGACGACATGCAGGACGAGTTCGTGGTCATGTACCAAGAATCCAAATCATTGCCAAAAGATGCATTAAGTTATGTGCTGGATAAAGAGCTTGAAATGGTAGCGATTTTTGAACGCTTATTGACACAATGCGTCGACAACAATGAGATCAAGATGACACCAAAAGAAGTGGTCATGGCTGCCCATCATATATTTGTACAGGGTCAGATGTGGGCATTCAGACGATGGGCGTTGAACGATTTCACCATCCAGGAATTTATCGATATGCAAACCAAATTTCTCTTGCAGGGGATGGCAGGAGAACACATTTCAATACAGGGGGCTTGA
- a CDS encoding acyl-CoA dehydrogenase gives MNFQLSEEHEMIRKMVRDFANKEVAPTAEERDEEERFDREIFDKMAELGLTGIPWPEEYGGIGSDYLAYCIAVEELSRVCASTGVTLSAHTSLAGWPVYTFGTEEQKQKYLRPMAEGTKIGAYGLTEPSAGSDAGSMRTSAKEDGDHYILNGSKIFITNGGIADIYVVFAVTDPESKHKGTTAFIIEKDFEGFSVGKKERKLGIRSSPTTEIIFDNCRVPKENVLGELGQGFKIAMQTLDGGRNGIAAQAVGIAQGALDASIDYAKEREQFGKSILVNQGISFKLADMATSIEASRLLTYQAAWLESNKLSYSKESAMAKLMAGDTAMKVTVEAVQVFGGYGYTKDYPVERFMRDAKITQIYEGTQEVQRLVISRMVTK, from the coding sequence ATGAACTTTCAATTGTCTGAAGAACATGAAATGATCCGCAAAATGGTAAGAGATTTCGCCAATAAAGAAGTGGCACCAACAGCAGAAGAGCGCGACGAGGAAGAACGTTTTGATCGTGAGATTTTTGATAAAATGGCTGAACTGGGTCTTACAGGAATTCCGTGGCCAGAAGAATATGGCGGAATCGGCTCGGATTATTTGGCTTACTGCATCGCGGTTGAAGAATTATCACGCGTTTGTGCATCAACAGGCGTTACACTTTCGGCGCATACGTCACTTGCCGGCTGGCCGGTATATACATTCGGAACAGAAGAACAAAAACAAAAATACCTTCGCCCAATGGCTGAAGGCACAAAAATTGGCGCTTACGGTTTAACCGAACCATCTGCAGGATCTGATGCAGGTTCTATGCGTACTTCCGCTAAAGAGGACGGCGACCATTATATTTTGAACGGCTCAAAAATCTTTATTACTAATGGTGGTATTGCAGATATTTATGTTGTCTTTGCGGTAACCGATCCAGAATCGAAGCATAAAGGGACGACGGCGTTCATCATTGAAAAAGACTTTGAAGGCTTCTCGGTCGGTAAAAAAGAGCGCAAGCTAGGCATTCGTTCAAGCCCGACAACAGAAATCATTTTCGACAACTGCCGCGTGCCAAAAGAAAACGTTTTGGGCGAACTTGGCCAAGGCTTTAAAATTGCGATGCAGACGCTTGACGGCGGACGCAACGGCATTGCAGCTCAGGCTGTCGGAATCGCACAAGGTGCGCTTGACGCGTCAATCGATTATGCCAAAGAGCGTGAGCAATTCGGTAAGTCGATTTTAGTCAATCAAGGAATTTCCTTTAAATTAGCAGATATGGCAACGTCAATCGAGGCTTCCCGTCTTTTGACATACCAGGCAGCTTGGCTCGAGTCGAACAAATTATCTTACAGCAAAGAGTCGGCAATGGCGAAATTGATGGCTGGTGACACAGCAATGAAAGTGACAGTTGAAGCGGTTCAAGTCTTTGGCGGTTACGGCTACACGAAAGATTATCCGGTCGAACGCTTTATGCGCGACGCGAAAATTACGCAAATTTATGAAGGCACACAGGAAGTTCAGCGTCTGGTTATTTCCAGAATGGTTACGAAATAA
- a CDS encoding acyl-CoA dehydrogenase, translating to MDLHFTDEQLMMRNMVRDFAKEEIAPFIENMENDEFPTEIIKKMGKLGLMGITAPEKYGGSEMDFTSYITAIHELSKASGVIGVILSVHTSVGTNPILNFGSQQQIEKYVPKLASGEYLGAFCLTEPAAGSDAGSLKTKAVLDGDDYVLNGSKVFITNGGAADTYIVFASTKPTAGSRGISAFIVEKETPGLVIGKNEKKMGLHGSKTVQLTFENMRVPAENLLGEENKGFSIAMANLNVGRIGIAAQALGIAEAAYEYAVAYAKERVQFGKPIAQQQGIGFKLADMATQVEAAKLLVYNAADLYSQGKDCNKQASMAKLFASKAAMDVTIEAIQVFGGYGYTKDYPVERLFRDAKVTEIYEGTSEIQRMVISKQLIK from the coding sequence ATGGATTTGCACTTTACAGATGAACAGCTTATGATGCGCAACATGGTGCGAGATTTTGCCAAAGAAGAAATTGCACCGTTTATTGAAAATATGGAAAACGATGAATTTCCAACAGAAATTATTAAGAAAATGGGCAAGCTGGGCTTGATGGGAATTACTGCTCCAGAAAAATATGGCGGATCAGAAATGGACTTTACTTCCTATATCACAGCCATTCATGAATTATCGAAAGCGAGTGGCGTAATTGGCGTAATTTTATCAGTCCATACGTCTGTCGGAACCAATCCAATCTTGAATTTCGGATCACAACAGCAAATTGAAAAATATGTACCCAAATTAGCGAGCGGTGAATATCTCGGAGCCTTTTGTTTAACAGAGCCTGCAGCGGGATCTGACGCAGGAAGTCTCAAGACAAAAGCGGTTCTAGACGGCGATGACTATGTCTTAAACGGCTCGAAAGTCTTTATTACAAACGGCGGGGCAGCCGACACTTATATCGTTTTCGCTTCGACAAAACCTACCGCAGGTTCTCGTGGGATTTCGGCTTTTATCGTTGAAAAAGAGACGCCTGGCTTAGTTATCGGCAAAAACGAAAAGAAAATGGGGCTTCATGGTTCGAAAACTGTTCAATTAACTTTCGAAAACATGCGCGTACCGGCTGAAAACTTATTAGGCGAAGAAAACAAAGGATTTAGCATTGCGATGGCGAATTTGAATGTCGGACGTATTGGTATTGCAGCACAAGCGCTTGGCATCGCTGAAGCCGCTTACGAATACGCTGTTGCTTATGCGAAAGAACGCGTGCAATTTGGTAAGCCAATTGCGCAGCAACAAGGCATCGGCTTTAAACTGGCAGACATGGCGACGCAAGTAGAAGCAGCAAAACTGCTGGTTTACAACGCAGCTGACCTGTATTCACAAGGCAAGGATTGCAATAAACAAGCTTCCATGGCGAAACTTTTCGCTTCAAAAGCGGCAATGGACGTCACCATTGAAGCCATTCAAGTGTTTGGCGGTTACGGCTATACGAAAGACTATCCAGTCGAGCGCTTGTTCCGTGATGCAAAAGTGACTGAAATCTACGAAGGTACCAGTGAAATTCAACGCATGGTTATCAGCAAACAACTAATCAAGTAA
- a CDS encoding 3-hydroxybutyryl-CoA dehydrogenase: protein MSIQNVMVIGAGQMGSGIAQVCAQAGLNVKLNDMKQEAYDRGIATITKNLSRNVEKERMTEDEKISILGRITSSLDLKDAHDVDIVIEAAVENMAIKHSIFKTLDEVTPKHAILATNTSSLPITEIAAVTNRPEQVIGMHFMNPVPVMKLVEIIRGLATSDEVYKKVEEMTLQLSKTPVEVNDFPGFVSNRILMPMINEAIFTLQEGVATKEAIDDIMKMGMNHPMGPLELADFIGLDTCLYIMEVLHEGFGDSKYRPSPLLRQYVKAGWLGKKTGRGFYSYA from the coding sequence ATGTCGATTCAAAACGTAATGGTTATTGGCGCCGGACAAATGGGTTCCGGCATCGCACAAGTTTGTGCACAAGCAGGATTGAATGTGAAATTGAATGATATGAAACAAGAAGCATATGACCGCGGAATTGCGACTATCACCAAAAATTTATCCCGCAACGTTGAAAAAGAGCGTATGACTGAAGATGAAAAAATATCGATTCTTGGACGTATTACATCTTCGCTAGATCTCAAAGACGCACACGATGTCGACATCGTCATCGAAGCGGCTGTTGAAAATATGGCGATTAAACATAGTATTTTTAAAACACTAGACGAAGTAACGCCAAAACATGCTATCTTAGCAACAAATACATCATCTTTGCCAATTACAGAAATTGCTGCAGTCACCAATCGCCCAGAGCAAGTAATCGGCATGCACTTTATGAATCCAGTGCCGGTGATGAAGTTAGTGGAAATTATCCGTGGCTTGGCAACTTCAGATGAAGTATATAAAAAAGTCGAAGAAATGACCTTGCAATTGTCGAAAACACCTGTAGAAGTAAATGATTTCCCAGGATTTGTCTCAAATCGTATTTTGATGCCGATGATCAATGAAGCGATTTTCACGCTTCAAGAAGGAGTCGCAACAAAAGAAGCAATTGACGACATTATGAAAATGGGCATGAACCACCCGATGGGACCACTTGAACTAGCTGATTTCATCGGATTGGACACGTGCCTCTATATCATGGAAGTGCTGCATGAAGGATTCGGCGACAGCAAATACCGTCCGAGTCCATTATTGCGTCAATACGTAAAAGCAGGATGGCTTGGTAAGAAAACCGGGCGTGGTTTCTATAGCTACGCATAA
- a CDS encoding acetyl-CoA C-acetyltransferase has product MAKTVIIDGARTAFGKFGGNLSTLTASELGAEAIKAAMSRAAIQPEDVQEVIMGNVLQAGQGQIPSRQAATKAGVPYNVKSETINKVCASGMRSVTLADQIIRLGDEEVIVAGGMESMSNAPYYLPKARWGLRMGDAQVIDGMVHDGLSCSFHPDKVHMGTYGNSTAEDFDLTREEQDKWSARSHELAIKAKDLFAEEIVAIKIPQRKGDPITVDVDEAPRANSTIEALAKLKPAFGKDGTITAGNAPGINDGAAALVLMSEERAQNEGKNILAHILSHTEVAIEPHRFPETPGIVINELLKKTGKSLDDIDLFEINEAFAAVALASSKIAGLDAKKVNVNGGSVALGHPIGASGARIILTLAYELKRRGGGIGIAAICSGGGQGDAVMIEVPKEAK; this is encoded by the coding sequence ATGGCAAAAACAGTTATTATTGATGGCGCACGTACGGCATTCGGGAAATTCGGAGGTAACTTGAGTACATTGACGGCAAGTGAACTTGGTGCAGAAGCGATCAAAGCCGCGATGAGCCGCGCAGCTATTCAACCTGAAGATGTTCAAGAAGTAATCATGGGTAACGTCCTCCAGGCTGGGCAAGGGCAAATTCCTTCTCGTCAGGCAGCGACAAAAGCTGGAGTTCCCTATAACGTAAAGTCTGAAACCATCAATAAAGTCTGTGCATCTGGCATGCGCAGTGTCACATTGGCAGACCAAATCATTCGTTTAGGTGATGAAGAAGTTATTGTCGCGGGTGGCATGGAATCCATGTCGAATGCGCCTTATTATTTGCCAAAAGCACGCTGGGGACTTCGTATGGGAGATGCTCAAGTCATTGATGGCATGGTCCATGATGGCTTGTCTTGTTCATTCCATCCGGACAAGGTCCACATGGGAACTTACGGCAACTCAACTGCTGAAGATTTCGACTTGACGCGTGAAGAGCAAGATAAATGGTCAGCTCGTTCACATGAACTTGCGATTAAAGCGAAAGATTTATTCGCTGAAGAAATTGTTGCAATTAAAATTCCTCAGCGTAAAGGAGATCCCATCACAGTTGATGTGGATGAAGCTCCGCGCGCCAATTCAACAATTGAAGCATTAGCAAAATTAAAGCCAGCATTCGGTAAAGACGGTACAATTACTGCCGGAAACGCACCTGGCATTAATGACGGTGCAGCAGCACTGGTCTTAATGAGCGAAGAACGTGCACAAAACGAAGGGAAAAATATATTGGCACATATTTTGTCTCATACAGAAGTGGCGATTGAGCCGCATCGCTTCCCTGAAACGCCTGGAATTGTCATTAACGAGCTATTAAAGAAAACGGGCAAATCGCTGGATGACATTGATTTGTTCGAAATTAATGAAGCGTTCGCAGCAGTCGCTTTAGCCAGCTCGAAAATTGCTGGGTTAGACGCTAAAAAAGTCAATGTCAATGGAGGTTCTGTAGCACTCGGTCATCCGATTGGGGCAAGCGGAGCACGCATTATCTTGACACTCGCTTACGAATTAAAACGCCGCGGAGGCGGCATCGGCATCGCAGCAATCTGCTCAGGCGGGGGACAAGGCGACGCGGTTATGATCGAAGTTCCTAAGGAGGCAAAATAA
- a CDS encoding (Fe-S)-binding protein: protein MEPLLIANWVLFIAVTAYAVYLFIYLLKSRYDFIKLGKKVEFEENFSERLRKVMVNVFGQKKLLKDKKSGTIHVMFFYGFLLVQASAIDFIIKGLSPDSHLPLGPLYPAFTFFQEIVTLTILVAVIWAFYRRYIEKLVRLKRGWKSGLVLIFIGGLMVTVLIGNGMNMIWHGHEAAWTEPVASLVAVAFAWLPEAATISIFYVMWWAHLLFLLTFLVYVPQSKHAHLVFGPVNTWFHRVDHVGRLKPINFEEMEDEEDPDAMPSFGVGKITDFTQGQMIDFYACVECGRCTNMCPATGTGKMLSPMDLITKLRDNLTNTGAVMTQKKPWVPAMAFNNTQGNQLAMAAGAEGISIDDLYSPSLIGDVITEEEIWACTTCRNCEDQCPVMNEHVDKIIDLRRYLVMTEGKMNPDAQRAMTNIERQGNPWGLNRKEKENWRDARPDIHIPTVKEMNKAGEEFEFLFWVGSMGSFDSRSQKIALSFARLMNEAGVKFAILGNKEKNSGDTPRRLGNEFLFQELATANIKEFEKAEIKKIVTIDPHAYNIFKNEYPDFGFEAEVYHHTEMLFDLVQDGRLKPQFPVNERITFHDSCYLGRYNDVYDAPREILKAIEGVELVEMVRNREDGMCCGAGGGMMWMEEDVGHRVNVARTEQALEVSPTMISSGCPYCLTMLSDGTKAKEVEEQVGTYDVAELLEMAVLGNATPEPEAIVQ, encoded by the coding sequence ATGGAACCATTGTTAATTGCAAACTGGGTTTTATTCATAGCTGTAACCGCTTACGCAGTTTATCTCTTCATCTATTTGTTGAAGTCGAGATATGATTTCATCAAACTCGGGAAAAAAGTCGAGTTTGAAGAAAATTTTAGCGAGCGTTTGCGTAAAGTCATGGTCAATGTTTTTGGCCAAAAGAAATTATTGAAGGATAAGAAGAGCGGGACAATTCACGTTATGTTCTTCTACGGCTTCCTGCTAGTTCAGGCAAGCGCCATTGATTTTATTATCAAGGGCCTGTCACCGGATTCGCATTTGCCGCTAGGTCCGCTTTATCCGGCCTTCACTTTTTTCCAAGAAATCGTCACATTAACGATTCTGGTTGCAGTGATCTGGGCATTCTACAGACGTTACATTGAAAAGCTTGTTCGCTTGAAGCGCGGATGGAAATCAGGACTTGTGCTCATTTTCATTGGTGGATTGATGGTGACCGTGCTAATTGGTAACGGAATGAACATGATCTGGCACGGGCATGAAGCTGCCTGGACTGAACCAGTTGCTTCTCTAGTGGCTGTCGCATTTGCTTGGTTACCTGAAGCTGCAACAATTTCGATTTTCTACGTGATGTGGTGGGCTCATCTCTTGTTCTTGCTGACATTCTTAGTGTATGTGCCGCAATCCAAGCACGCACACTTGGTCTTCGGCCCAGTCAACACGTGGTTCCACAGAGTGGATCATGTAGGTCGCTTGAAGCCGATCAACTTTGAAGAAATGGAAGATGAAGAAGATCCAGATGCGATGCCTTCATTCGGTGTCGGGAAAATCACTGATTTCACTCAAGGTCAAATGATCGATTTTTACGCATGTGTAGAATGTGGACGCTGTACGAATATGTGTCCGGCAACAGGAACAGGGAAAATGCTGTCTCCGATGGACTTAATAACAAAACTTCGTGACAACCTGACAAATACGGGTGCAGTCATGACGCAGAAAAAACCTTGGGTGCCGGCAATGGCATTTAATAATACGCAAGGAAATCAATTAGCAATGGCTGCTGGTGCTGAAGGTATTAGCATCGACGATCTTTACAGCCCGAGCTTAATCGGAGACGTCATTACAGAAGAAGAAATTTGGGCGTGTACGACTTGCCGTAACTGTGAAGATCAATGTCCAGTTATGAACGAGCACGTAGATAAAATTATTGATCTCCGCCGTTACTTAGTAATGACAGAAGGGAAAATGAACCCGGATGCTCAACGCGCGATGACGAATATCGAACGCCAAGGAAATCCATGGGGCCTTAACCGGAAAGAAAAAGAAAACTGGAGAGATGCACGTCCAGATATCCATATTCCGACAGTAAAAGAAATGAACAAAGCAGGCGAAGAGTTCGAATTCCTATTCTGGGTTGGCTCGATGGGGTCATTCGACAGTCGTTCACAAAAAATTGCTTTGTCATTTGCACGCCTAATGAACGAAGCTGGCGTGAAGTTTGCGATTCTCGGAAACAAAGAGAAAAACTCGGGTGATACGCCACGCCGTCTTGGAAACGAATTCTTGTTCCAAGAACTGGCGACAGCCAATATCAAAGAATTCGAAAAAGCTGAAATCAAGAAGATCGTGACGATCGATCCGCACGCTTATAACATCTTTAAAAACGAATATCCGGATTTTGGTTTCGAAGCTGAAGTCTACCATCATACTGAAATGTTGTTTGACTTGGTCCAAGATGGCCGGTTGAAACCGCAATTCCCGGTGAACGAACGGATCACTTTCCATGATTCCTGTTATCTCGGCCGCTACAACGATGTCTACGACGCACCGCGTGAAATACTAAAAGCGATCGAAGGCGTAGAATTAGTTGAAATGGTTCGCAACCGAGAAGATGGCATGTGCTGTGGAGCTGGTGGCGGAATGATGTGGATGGAAGAAGACGTAGGACATCGCGTCAACGTTGCCCGTACCGAACAAGCACTTGAAGTTAGCCCGACGATGATTTCTTCCGGCTGTCCGTATTGCTTGACCATGCTGTCAGATGGTACAAAAGCGAAGGAAGTTGAAGAGCAAGTTGGAACTTACGATGTAGCTGAACTATTGGAAATGGCTGTTCTTGGAAACGCAACACCAGAACCAGAAGCAATTGTCCAATAA
- a CDS encoding ECF transporter S component has protein sequence MTTKKLALAALFISLSAIGGMIKIPLGVASIALDAMPALVAVLFFSAPLAGTIAAFGHLISALFGGMPLGPFHLIIAVEMWIVVWLFAKLHQAGKLWLKWLAFVIGNGVVAAVPFYFLLSPAFFYASVPGLLIAASINAAVAALLMPYVQKTSGGSHHASRNMD, from the coding sequence ATGACGACAAAAAAATTAGCGCTTGCGGCGTTATTTATTAGTTTATCGGCAATCGGTGGAATGATTAAAATTCCACTCGGCGTCGCGTCCATCGCGCTCGATGCGATGCCCGCATTAGTTGCAGTGCTCTTTTTCTCAGCACCGCTTGCGGGGACCATTGCAGCATTTGGTCACTTAATTTCTGCGCTGTTCGGCGGTATGCCACTTGGGCCATTTCATCTGATTATTGCAGTCGAAATGTGGATTGTCGTTTGGCTGTTCGCAAAACTCCATCAAGCAGGCAAGCTTTGGCTGAAATGGCTGGCATTTGTTATCGGCAACGGAGTAGTGGCGGCAGTGCCGTTTTACTTCTTGTTGTCGCCCGCATTTTTTTATGCGTCCGTACCAGGACTGTTAATTGCTGCTTCCATTAATGCAGCGGTTGCTGCTCTTTTAATGCCTTATGTTCAAAAAACTAGCGGAGGTTCACATCATGCGTCACGAAATATGGATTGA
- a CDS encoding cob(I)yrinic acid a,c-diamide adenosyltransferase encodes MKIYTKTGDKGQTSLIGARTDKDAPRVEAYGTIDEVNSFIGKAMTELAPETYADLLEDLEAIQNELFDCGGDLADVRKEPNFKMTEEPVEVLEKRIDELMEEPPLLERFILPGGSPAAATLHIARTITRRAERQTVTLMKSGEEFPLVVQRYLNRLSDYLFAASRVVNSRAGVPDNEYVRSAKVFKGGGRGKKSAE; translated from the coding sequence ATGAAGATTTATACGAAAACAGGGGATAAAGGGCAAACTAGTTTAATCGGAGCACGCACGGATAAAGATGCACCGCGCGTAGAAGCATATGGCACTATTGACGAAGTGAATTCGTTTATTGGCAAAGCGATGACTGAATTGGCACCTGAAACTTACGCTGATTTATTGGAAGATTTAGAAGCGATACAAAACGAATTATTCGATTGCGGAGGCGATTTAGCTGACGTTCGAAAAGAGCCTAACTTTAAGATGACGGAAGAACCCGTTGAAGTTTTAGAAAAACGCATCGATGAACTAATGGAAGAACCGCCACTACTTGAGCGTTTTATTTTGCCTGGAGGATCACCAGCCGCCGCAACATTGCATATTGCACGTACGATTACACGTCGTGCTGAGCGACAAACGGTGACGTTGATGAAGTCAGGAGAAGAATTTCCGCTAGTAGTTCAACGTTATTTGAACCGTCTGTCGGATTATCTATTTGCGGCATCGCGTGTTGTCAATTCACGTGCTGGTGTGCCAGATAACGAGTATGTTCGTAGCGCTAAAGTCTTTAAGGGCGGCGGACGCGGCAAGAAATCGGCCGAGTAA
- a CDS encoding bifunctional adenosylcobinamide kinase/adenosylcobinamide-phosphate guanylyltransferase: protein MHIVFGGAFNGKRQYVKEQLKNHNVDWNEARLPEMATLENVVIAGLENWVRQQLEQGFSEQYMMEQVRKIAGQKQLQQIWVLTDLNRGIVPTERIEREMRDVLGRLYQFLFHEAQSITRIWYGIPQTIKGADQDEDLYENRG from the coding sequence ATGCACATCGTTTTCGGTGGAGCCTTTAACGGCAAACGGCAATACGTAAAAGAGCAATTGAAAAACCACAATGTCGACTGGAATGAAGCCCGGCTACCTGAAATGGCAACTTTAGAAAACGTGGTTATTGCGGGTTTAGAAAATTGGGTGAGACAGCAACTCGAACAAGGTTTTTCAGAACAGTATATGATGGAGCAAGTAAGAAAAATAGCTGGTCAGAAACAGCTGCAGCAAATTTGGGTGCTAACAGATTTGAATCGCGGCATCGTGCCGACTGAACGGATCGAGCGTGAAATGCGCGACGTTCTTGGCCGGTTGTATCAATTTTTATTTCATGAAGCACAAAGTATTACACGAATTTGGTACGGCATTCCACAAACAATAAAAGGGGCGGATCAAGATGAAGATTTATACGAAAACAGGGGATAA
- a CDS encoding histidine phosphatase family protein: MDQSFVLRLIRHAATRGNQQKRYIGWTDESILPFRATPDLQVKTIMGSDLKRCRETAAVLFPNAVYRANRDFRECHFGQWEMKTYDELKDSQLYRNWIDNPWQIRPPDGESLADMAERVERGIRKLPEGQAITLVLHGGPIRYLIAVALGEKFQDQIALHGGCHMLTWQSRQAFEEHALCTSFSVEPLTANGNT, encoded by the coding sequence ATGGACCAGTCTTTTGTTCTTCGTTTAATTCGCCATGCCGCTACACGAGGCAATCAGCAAAAACGCTATATCGGGTGGACCGATGAATCCATTTTGCCCTTTAGAGCCACGCCTGATTTACAGGTGAAAACAATTATGGGCAGTGATTTAAAGCGGTGTCGAGAAACAGCTGCTGTGTTGTTTCCAAATGCAGTTTACCGAGCGAACAGAGATTTTCGGGAATGTCATTTTGGTCAATGGGAAATGAAAACTTACGACGAGCTGAAGGACAGTCAACTGTATCGTAACTGGATAGATAACCCTTGGCAGATCAGGCCGCCAGATGGTGAAAGTCTCGCTGACATGGCGGAGCGGGTCGAACGAGGTATACGGAAATTGCCAGAAGGCCAGGCGATTACGCTCGTTCTCCACGGCGGACCGATTCGCTACTTGATTGCCGTGGCTTTGGGTGAAAAATTTCAAGACCAAATTGCGCTGCATGGTGGCTGCCACATGTTAACGTGGCAAAGCCGCCAAGCGTTCGAGGAGCATGCATTATGCACATCGTTTTCGGTGGAGCCTTTAACGGCAAACGGCAATACGTAA
- the cobS gene encoding adenosylcobinamide-GDP ribazoletransferase — MSRQVRTGILLALQFFSVIPVKKQLPMEKVHITTMYTMLPLVGILFGSILAVSVWLLRDATDVSSLLIGFAVVAIGMALTGGLHMDGLADTSDAYFSYQDREKRLDIMGDPRIGAFGTMVLLLAIIGKIILVAESIDSVSLVVVLFIPVFSRIGLLALFSSTKSAKPDGLAAFFQRRTNHKIVWLLTIAWMIISFAVIVWSTTSWTALILLVLLFGSLWLYRIWCLKNFGGVTGDLFGAYVEGVEILVWTSLLFFV; from the coding sequence ATGAGCCGGCAGGTAAGAACAGGCATTTTATTGGCGCTTCAATTTTTTTCAGTGATCCCAGTGAAAAAACAACTACCAATGGAAAAAGTTCATATTACTACGATGTACACGATGCTGCCACTAGTAGGGATCCTTTTTGGCAGCATTCTAGCAGTGTCGGTCTGGTTGTTACGTGACGCGACGGATGTCAGTTCATTGCTAATCGGCTTTGCAGTTGTCGCAATCGGCATGGCGCTAACCGGCGGATTGCATATGGACGGTCTGGCAGATACGAGTGATGCTTATTTTTCCTATCAGGACCGGGAAAAACGGTTGGATATCATGGGTGATCCACGGATTGGTGCTTTTGGTACGATGGTATTACTACTGGCGATTATCGGAAAAATTATTCTTGTAGCAGAATCGATAGACTCAGTTTCTCTAGTAGTGGTTTTATTCATCCCCGTTTTTTCGAGAATTGGCTTGCTGGCATTGTTTAGCTCAACCAAGTCAGCGAAACCCGATGGACTCGCAGCATTCTTTCAGCGACGGACAAATCATAAGATCGTATGGCTACTCACGATTGCATGGATGATTATCAGTTTTGCTGTGATCGTTTGGAGTACAACTAGTTGGACTGCGCTGATTCTGCTGGTGCTGTTATTTGGTTCACTTTGGCTGTACCGTATTTGGTGTCTAAAGAATTTTGGTGGTGTAACAGGTGATTTGTTCGGTGCTTATGTGGAAGGAGTGGAGATTTTAGTATGGACCAGTCTTTTGTTCTTCGTTTAA